A genomic region of Eucalyptus grandis isolate ANBG69807.140 chromosome 5, ASM1654582v1, whole genome shotgun sequence contains the following coding sequences:
- the LOC104445284 gene encoding LOW QUALITY PROTEIN: DNA-directed RNA polymerase II subunit RPB2 (The sequence of the model RefSeq protein was modified relative to this genomic sequence to represent the inferred CDS: inserted 2 bases in 2 codons; deleted 2 bases in 2 codons), whose translation MMEDEQEYDPAYAEGEGEEDDDEITQEDAWAVISAYFEDKGLVRQQLDSFDEFIQNTMQEIVDESADIEIRPESQHNPGHQPDFAETIYKINFGQIYLSKPMMTESDGETATLFPKAARLRNLTYSAPLYVDVSMRVIKKGHDGEELTEPQDLQKVFIGKVPIMLRSSYCTLYQNSEKDLTELGECPYDQGGYFIINGSEKVLIAQEKMSTNHVYVFKKRQPNKYAYVAEVRSMAESQNRPPSTMFVRMLSRTSAKGGSSGQYIRATLPYIRTEIPIIIVFRALGFVADKDILEHICYDFSDTKMMELLRPSLEEAFVIQNQQVALDYIGKRSDSWCDSRKRIKYAKEILQKEMLPHVGVEEYCETKKXYYFGYIIHRLLLCALGRRPEDDRDHYGNKRLDLAGPLLGGLFRMLFRKLTRDVRGYVQKCVDNGKDVNLQFAIKAKTITSGLKYSLATGNWGQANAAGTRAGVSQVLNRLTYASTLSHLRRLNSPIGREGKVNWQKPRQLHNPQWGMMCPAETPEGQAYGLVKNLALMVYITVGSAAYPILEFLEEWGTENFEEISPVVIPQAIKIFVNGCWVGIHRDPDMLVKALRRLRRRVDVNTEVGVVRDIRLKELRIYTDYGRCSRPLFIVEKQRLLIKKQHIHALQLREGSPDDVGWHELVAKGFIEYIDTEEEETTMISMTINDLVQARLNPEEAYSETYTHCEIHPSLILGVCASIIPFPDHNQSPRNTYQSAMGKQAMGIYVTNYQFRMDTLAYVLYYPQKPLVTTRAMEHLHFRQLPAGINAIVAIACYSGYNQEDSVIMNQSSIDRGFFRSLFFRSYRDEEKKMGTLVKEDFGRPDRANTMGMRHGSYDKLDDDGLAPPGTRVSGEDVIIGKTTPIAQDDAQGQASRYSRRDHSISLRHSETGIVDQVLLTTNADGLRFVKVRVRSVRIPQIGDKFSSRHGXKGTVGMTYTQEDMPWTVEGITPDIVVNPHAIPSRMTIGQLIECIMGKVAAHMGKEGDATPFTDVTVDNISKALHKCGYQMRGFETMYNGHTGRRLTAMIFLGPTYYQRLKHMVDDKIHSRGRGPVQILTRQPAEGRSRDGGLRFGEMERDCMIAHGAAHFLKERLFDQSDAYRVHVCERCGLIAIANLKKNSFECRGCKNKTDIVQVHIPYACKLLFQELMSMAIAPRMLTKDIKPAKDQKKKGA comes from the exons ATGATGGAGGACGAGCAGGAGTACGATCCGGCGTACGccgagggggagggggaggaggacgacgacgagATCACGCAGGAGGACGCGTGGGCTGTCATCTCGGCCTACTTCGAGGACAAGGGCCTGGTGCGGCAGCAGCTCGACTCCTTCGACGAGTTCATCCAGAACACGATGCAGGAGATCGTGGACGAGTCCGCCGACATCGAGATTCGCCCCGAGTCGCAGCACAACCCCGGCCACCAGCCCGATTTCGCCGAG ACCATATATAAAATCAACTTTGGTCAAATATACTTGAGTAAGCCGATGATGACCGAGTCAGATGGAGAAACGGCAACTTTATTTCCCAAAGCTGCAAGGTTGAGAAATCTGACGTACTCAGCTCCCTTGTATGTTGATGTTTCCATGAGAGTTATCAAGAAGGGACATGATGGTGAAGAACTCACTGAACCTCAGGACTTGCAAAAAGTTTTTATTGGAAAG GTCCCTATAATGCTCCGATCAAGCTATTGCACATTATACCAGAATTCAGAGAAGGATTTGACTGAACTTGGAGAGTGTCCTTATGACCAAGGTGGTTATTTTATCATTAATGGAAGTGAAAAGGTTTTAATTGCTCAGGAGAAGATGAGCACCAACCATGTGTATGTGTTCAAGAAGAGGCAGCCCAATAAGTACGCCTATGTTGCGGAAGTTCGGTCAATGGCTGAATCTCAAAATAGGCCACCCAGCACAATGTTTGTCCGCATGCTTTCTCGCACAAGTGCCAAAGGG GGATCTTCAGGGCAGTATATCCGGGCGACTCTTCCGTATATTCGGACAGAGATCCCTATAATAATTGTGTTTCGAGCTCTGGGTTTTGTTGCTGACAAGGACATACTGGAGCATATATGTTATGACTTCTCTGATACTAAAATGATGGAGTTGCTTCGTCCTTCTCTTGAGGAAGCATTTGTAATACAAAATCAACAG GTTGCTCTAGACTACATTGGTAAGCGGAGCGACAGTTGGTGTGACTCGAGAAAACGTATAAA GTATGCCAAAGAAATCCTTCAGAAAGAAATGCTTCCACATGTTGGTGTTGAAGAGTATTGCGAGACAAAAA CTTATTACTTTGG ATACATCATCCATCGGCTTCTTTTATGTGCTCTTGGTCGAAGGCCAGAAGATGACCGTGATCACTATGGCAACAAGAGGCTAGATCTTGCTGGACCTTTACTTGGAGGCTTGTTCAGAATG CTTTTTAGAAAATTGACAAGGGATGTTAGGGGATATGTGCAGAAG TGTGTTGACAATGGAAAGGATGTCAACCTCCAATTTGCAATAAAAGCAAAAACCATAACTAGTGGTCTTAAGTACTCGCTTGCCACGGGGAACTGGGGACAAGCCAATGCTGCTGGAACAAGAGCTGGAGTGTCACAG GTGCTGAATCGGTTAACATATGCTTCGACGTTGTCACATCTGAGAAGACTAAATTCACCAATAGGACGTGAAGGTAAA GTAAATTGGCAAAAGCCACGACAGCTGCACAACCCgcaatggggaatgatgtgtcCAGCCGAGACTCCTGAGGGACAA GCTTATGGACTGGTGAAGAATCTTGCTTTGATGGTCTATATTACAGTCGGGTCAGCAGCATATCCCATATTGGAATTTTTGGAAGAATGGGGCACGGAGAATTTTGAG GAAATTTCTCCTGTGGTTATTCCTCAAgcgatt aaaatttttgtcaatGGTTGCTGGGTTGGCATCCATCGTGATCCTGATATGTTGGTGAAA GCGTTACGACGGTTGAGGAGAAGG GTTGATGTCAATACTGAAGTTGGGGTTGTCAGAGATATCAGATTGAAGGAACTGAGGATATACACTGATTATGGACGGTGTAGTCGTCCACTGTTTATAGTTGAGAAACAGAGACTTCTAATAAAGAAGCAGCATATACATGCATTGCAACTGAGA GAAGGGAGCCCGGACGATGTGGGGTGGCATGAGTTAGTGGCTAAGGGATTCATAGAGTATATCgacactgaggaagaagaaactaCTATGATTTCCATGACCATTAAT GACCTTGTGCAAGCACGGCTTAACCCTGAGGAGGCATATTCAGAAACTTACACCCACTGTGAAATCCATCCATCATTGATCCTAGGTGTTTGTGCTTCAATCATACCGTTCCCTGACCATAACCAG TCTCCACGTAATACGTATCAATCAGCAATGGGAAAGCAAGCCATGGGAATTTACGTCACCAACTACCAATTTCGGATG GATACATTGGCATATGTGCTATACTACCCTCAAAAGCCTCTTGTTACTACACGAGCTATGGAGCACCTTCACTTCAGGCAGCTCCCTGCTGGCATT AATGCCATTGTCGCCATTGCTTGCTATTCTGGGTACAATCAAGAAGATTCCGTCATTATGAACCAGTCATCAATAGATCGTGGATTTTTCCGATCTCTGTTTTTCCGATCATACAG GGATGAGGAGAAAAAGATGGGGACTCTGGTCAAAGAGGATTTCGGTCGTCCTGACAGAGCCAATACAATG GGCATGAGGCATGGCTCCTATGATAAATTGGACGATGATGGCCTTGCCCCTCCT GGAACGAGGGTTTCAGGTGAAGATGTCATTATTGGAAAAACAACTCCAATCGCACAAGATGATGCTCAGGGACAAGCCTCCCGTTATTCAAGGCGCGATCACAGCATAAGTTTACGGCACAGTGAGACTGGGATAGTTGATCAG GTTCTGCTGACGACAAATGCTGATGGCTTGAGATTTGTCAAAGTAAGAGTGAGATCTGTTCGAATACCTCAAATTGGGGATAAATTTAGCAGTAGGCATG CAAAAGGAACAGTGGGCATGACATACACGCAAGAAGACATGCCTTGGACTGTGGAAGGCATTACACCTGATATAGTCGTGAACCCACATGCTATTCCCTCTCGCATGACAATTGGGCAGCTTATTGAGTGTATCATGGGCAAGGTTGCTGCCCACATGGGAAAGGAAGGAGATGCTACTCCATTCACAGATGTGACT GTGGATAACATCAGCAAAGCGCTTCATAAATGTGGGTATCAGATGCGAGGATTCGAGACAATGTATAATGGTCACACTGGCCGGCGGCTCACTGCTATGATTTTCCTGGGTCCAACATATTATCAGAGACTCAAGCACATGGTGGATGATAAGATCCATTCCCGTGGTCGGGGTCCTGTGCAAATTCTTACAAGGCAGCCTGCCGAGGGACGATCTCGAGATGGTGGTCTCCGATTTGGAGAGATGGAAAGAGATTGCATGATTGCTCATGGAGCCGCTCATTTTCTCAAGGAGAGGTTGTTTGACCAAAGTGATGCGTATAGAGTCCATGTGTGTGAACGCTGTGGATTGATTGCCATTGCAAACCTGAAGAAGAATTCTTTTGAGTGCAGAGGTTGCAAAAACAAAACCGACATTGTTCAG GTTCACATTCCTTATGCTTGTAAATTGCTCTTCCAAGAGCTTATGTCCATGGCCATAGCACCTAGAATGCTCACCAAGGATATCAAACCAGCAAAGGACCAGAAGAAAAAGGGTGCTTGA
- the LOC120293316 gene encoding probable 2-carboxy-D-arabinitol-1-phosphatase has product MVPGVITALTSPPFATSSSRSSRFRVGVQRPPELHRRRSSVVPAVRCEASPAPPLTEERLENGASVTGGAYDFSRATTSLTGKMLDSSKRVTIVRHGLSSWNEEGRVQGSSNLSVLTETGVKQAERCRQALSEMHFDQCFSSPISRAKTTAEVLWQGREEPLIFLDSLKEAHLFYLEGMKNVDARKIYPKEYTSWREDPSNFCVYGFYPVRELWGTAREAWKEILLSPGKDFLVVTHKSLLRALICVALGLGPERFRATDINNGGISVFSFNKKGEAMLQSLNMTTHMYEDHVYKF; this is encoded by the exons ATGGTTCCGGGAGTCATCACCGCCCTGACGAGCCCTCCGTTCGCGACCTCCTCCTCGAGGTCGTCGAGGTTCCGGGTCGGCGTCCAGAGGCCACCGGAGCTCCACCGCCGCCGCAGCTCGGTCGTTCCGGCGGTGCGGTGCGAGGCAAGCCCCGCGCCGCCTTTAACCGAGG AGAGACTTGAAAATGGTGCTTCCGTGACTGGCGGTGCGTATGATTTTTCCAGAGCAACAACATCACTTACTGGGAAGATGCTGGATTCGTCAAAGAGGGTCACTATTGTTAGGCATGGTCTTAGCTCTTGGAATGAAGAAGGCAGAGTCCAG GGAAGCTCAAATCTTTCTGTGCTAACAGAGACTGGGGTGAAGCAAGCTGAGCGGTGCAGACAAGCCTTGTCAGAGATGCACTTTGATCAGTGTTTCTCAAGTCCAATATCCCGTGCGAAG ACTACTGCGGAAGTCCTATGGCAAGGAAGGGAAGAGCCATTGATTTTCCTGGATTCACTGAAGGAGGCCCATCTATTTTACCTTGAAGGAATGAAAAATG TTGATGCTCGGAAGATATATCCAAAGGAGTATACATCATGGAGGGAGGACCCATCAAACTTTTGCGTGTATGGTTTTTACCCTGTAAGGGAATTGTGGGGGACAGCAAGAGAGGCTTGGAAGGAGATCTTGCTATCACCTG GGAAAGATTTTCTGGTTGTGACCCACAAATCACTGTTGAGGGCACTGATATGTGTAGCTCTTGGTCTAGGGCCAGAGAG GTTTCGAGCAACAGATATTAATAATGGTGGGATTTCTGTATTCAGCTTCAACAAAAAAGGAGAAGCGATGCTGCAGTCATTGAACATGACAACCCACATGTACGAAGATCATGTCTACAAATTCTAG